One genomic segment of Ignavibacteriota bacterium includes these proteins:
- a CDS encoding glycosyltransferase family 39 protein: MLSLKNFKRNPNIFYWSIISISVFLGTLIRFDDLGKWTLALDEYYIIKSSEFILEYGLPQFPSGGYYSRGILFQYLIALLLNFGVKAELAGRLFSVVANLLTIPPLYLISKKISNKLLAAIVIVIFSFSIWEIEFARFARMYTPFQAIFMWYMYFALEDFNNKNFKNFKWMILLSAISFLVYEGSIFLAVFNFAPFVVNKKFKLSYFIASTLTFFASTFFNMFGFRKFNSVPTLPPELVDFVSEATKQSPIKIPQTLFPFAFDNILTSILTLFLITINIYIFIQLVKLLSEKKFWQIFSLSILTIFTTLNLFGLFILSFILLVFWDLLEFNLKNKKFNTLLISLFATNLFYWFTFGILSKNWFVLFDNFSSYSIGGISKRLFVAFFNFPDNYYTILNYLGTIPIVTIFSVIFGVVLIIQLFTKLKNQKDVKFLFGSLIFVSLLATVPTLEYDETRYTFFAVPLLIILVLFSVQKISEITFSRKPILATLIFPIVVFSAFGLSKDFEFYHLINIDKADVNYRLIYNGRIKKHLYRRWDVENPVNYITKNAKKDDIIMINENSLEYYLPRVEYFNVDYNHEAFSILSIENGTKERWSEAKLIYKNDDLINFIENRKQTIWFVVFPENWLSQINFYEKYKSNLVYQGIDGLLKVYKFPKN; encoded by the coding sequence ATGTTATCTCTCAAAAACTTCAAAAGAAATCCCAACATATTTTATTGGAGTATAATTTCTATTTCTGTTTTCCTTGGAACATTAATCCGATTTGATGATTTAGGAAAATGGACCTTAGCTTTAGATGAATATTATATTATTAAATCCTCAGAATTTATTTTAGAATACGGATTACCTCAATTTCCAAGCGGTGGATATTACTCGCGCGGAATTTTATTTCAATACTTAATTGCTTTATTACTAAATTTTGGTGTAAAAGCAGAACTTGCCGGAAGATTATTTTCAGTTGTTGCAAATTTATTAACAATTCCCCCGCTTTATTTAATCTCAAAAAAAATTAGTAATAAACTTTTGGCGGCAATTGTAATTGTGATTTTCTCTTTTTCAATTTGGGAAATTGAATTTGCAAGATTTGCACGAATGTATACGCCATTTCAAGCAATTTTTATGTGGTATATGTATTTTGCTTTAGAAGATTTTAACAATAAAAATTTTAAGAATTTTAAGTGGATGATTTTACTTTCTGCAATTTCCTTTCTTGTTTATGAAGGAAGTATTTTTTTAGCTGTTTTCAATTTTGCTCCTTTTGTTGTAAATAAAAAATTTAAATTGAGTTATTTTATTGCTTCAACACTAACATTTTTTGCTTCAACATTTTTTAACATGTTTGGATTTCGTAAATTTAATTCAGTTCCAACGTTACCTCCAGAATTAGTTGATTTTGTTAGTGAAGCAACTAAACAATCGCCAATTAAAATTCCACAAACTTTATTCCCTTTTGCGTTTGATAATATTTTAACATCAATTCTAACATTATTTTTAATTACAATAAATATTTACATTTTTATACAATTAGTAAAATTATTATCGGAGAAAAAATTCTGGCAGATTTTTTCTTTATCTATTCTTACCATTTTTACAACTCTTAACTTATTCGGATTATTCATTTTAAGCTTTATTCTATTGGTCTTTTGGGATTTATTAGAATTTAATCTCAAGAATAAAAAATTCAACACTTTACTAATTTCACTTTTTGCAACTAATTTATTTTATTGGTTTACATTTGGAATATTATCAAAAAATTGGTTTGTACTTTTTGATAATTTTTCTTCATATTCAATAGGCGGAATTAGCAAAAGATTGTTTGTAGCTTTTTTTAATTTTCCGGATAATTATTACACAATTCTAAATTACTTAGGAACAATTCCTATAGTAACAATTTTTTCCGTTATTTTCGGCGTCGTATTAATTATTCAACTTTTTACAAAATTGAAAAATCAGAAAGATGTAAAATTTTTATTTGGATCACTAATTTTTGTAAGTTTATTGGCTACTGTACCTACATTAGAATATGATGAAACTCGCTATACTTTTTTTGCAGTTCCACTTTTAATTATTCTTGTTTTATTTTCGGTTCAGAAAATTTCTGAAATCACTTTTTCACGCAAACCAATTTTAGCAACTTTAATTTTTCCAATTGTGGTTTTTTCTGCATTTGGTCTATCAAAAGATTTTGAGTTTTATCATTTAATCAATATTGATAAAGCTGATGTGAACTACAGACTTATTTATAATGGAAGAATTAAAAAGCATTTATACAGAAGATGGGATGTGGAAAATCCCGTAAATTATATTACAAAAAATGCAAAGAAAGATGATATAATTATGATTAACGAAAATAGTCTTGAATATTATTTACCTCGTGTTGAATATTTTAATGTTGATTATAACCATGAAGCATTTAGTATTTTAAGCATTGAAAACGGAACCAAAGAACGATGGAGCGAAGCTAAATTAATTTATAAAAATGATGATCTAATAAATTTTATAGAAAATAGAAAACAAACAATTTGGTTTGTAGTATTTCCGGAAAATTGGCTTTCTCAAATAAATTTTTATGAAAAGTATAAATCTAATCTTGTTTATCAGGGAATTGATGGCTTATTAAAAGTTTATAAATTTCCAAAGAATTAA
- a CDS encoding glycosyltransferase translates to MNNKYDLSAIIVYYQKYEFDNIKPLFESYKANLDKTNLNYEVIFVIDGNMPGVLNEVKSIHEKNQNIKIVKLGRWFGDATSLQAGFEASEGNLIITLPSFQQVESDEIPNMISNIEDCDMVVGWRYPRIDSFLNNFQSKAFNKIVKSFVGTQYHDLKCNVRVFKREILENIYMYGDQDRFLPLWAWRLGYKVKEIKVKQHKVDYRQKLYPLQSYTQRGLELLSLFFLIKFTKKPIRFFGSSGLIIFSLGLLLGFILFIQRMFFEVALADRPMVLVSILLIVFGILAFAIGLVGELIIFTHAKDIKDYIVEDVYTFKKDDTKVIS, encoded by the coding sequence ATGAACAACAAATATGATTTATCGGCAATAATTGTTTATTATCAGAAATATGAATTTGATAATATCAAACCATTATTTGAAAGTTATAAGGCAAATTTAGATAAGACTAATCTGAATTACGAAGTAATTTTTGTAATTGATGGAAATATGCCCGGCGTTTTGAATGAAGTAAAATCAATTCACGAAAAAAATCAGAATATAAAAATTGTAAAATTAGGAAGATGGTTTGGCGATGCGACATCTTTGCAAGCCGGATTTGAAGCTTCAGAAGGAAACTTAATAATTACACTTCCCTCTTTCCAACAAGTTGAATCAGATGAAATTCCAAACATGATAAGCAATATTGAAGATTGCGATATGGTAGTTGGATGGAGATATCCGCGAATAGATAGTTTTCTAAATAATTTTCAATCAAAAGCTTTTAACAAAATTGTAAAATCATTTGTCGGCACACAATATCATGATTTGAAATGTAACGTTAGAGTTTTTAAGAGAGAAATTCTTGAAAATATTTATATGTACGGCGATCAAGACAGATTTTTGCCATTGTGGGCTTGGCGTTTAGGTTACAAAGTAAAAGAAATAAAAGTTAAACAGCACAAAGTTGATTACAGACAAAAATTATATCCGCTTCAAAGTTACACACAAAGAGGTTTGGAACTTTTATCACTATTCTTTTTAATAAAATTCACAAAAAAGCCAATTAGGTTTTTCGGATCTTCCGGCTTAATAATTTTTAGTTTAGGATTATTACTTGGTTTTATTTTATTTATCCAAAGAATGTTTTTTGAAGTTGCGTTAGCAGATAGACCAATGGTTTTAGTCAGCATTCTTCTAATAGTATTTGGAATATTAGCATTTGCAATTGGTTTGGTTGGCGAACTAATAATCTTTACTCACGCAAAAGATATTAAAGATTATATTGTTGAGGATGTTTATACTTTCAAAAAAGATGACACAAAAGTTATATCTTGA
- a CDS encoding carbamoyltransferase, translating into MYILGISAYYHDSAACLIQDGKIFAAAQEERFTRKKHDYNFPKHAIEFCLKSANIKSDKLDFVAFYDKPLLKFNRLLETYLAFPGKGLQSFMTAMPLWLKQKLWIPDLIKKDLSYDGKILFSEHHESHAASAFYPSPFNRAAFLTIDGVGEWATSSYGIGNDNKIEIIAEQHFPHSIGLLYSAFTYFTGFKVNSGEYKVMGLAPYGEPKYVQKIYENIIDLKEDGSFTMNMEYFDYPTGLKMTNKKFADLFDGPERQSESELTQREMDLAKSIQVVTEEIMLRMAKHIKKVTGEKYLCLAGGVALNCVANGILLRENIFEDIWIQPAAGDAGGALGSALMVYHDYLNNPKIKSDRSIQGGSYFGTEYSNNEIKTFLDEKKIPYNFVSDEILFDYVSNYLIDEKVIGWFQGKMEFGPRALGNRSIIGDARSPEMQKKMNLKIKYRESFRPFAPSVLAEEISNWFEIDRESPYMLLVADVKKEKQNLMSEEEQKLFGIDKLNIVRSEIPAVTHIDYSARIQSVNKNDNPIYHALIFKFFEKTKCPVIINTSFNVRGEPIVESPLDAYKCFMRTEMDYLVLGNFILDKQTQPEFIDTINWKDKYELD; encoded by the coding sequence ATGTATATTCTTGGCATTTCCGCATATTATCATGATTCTGCAGCTTGTTTAATTCAAGATGGAAAAATTTTTGCCGCAGCTCAAGAAGAAAGATTTACACGTAAGAAACATGATTATAATTTTCCTAAACATGCAATTGAGTTTTGTTTAAAATCTGCAAATATCAAAAGTGATAAATTAGATTTTGTTGCTTTTTACGACAAACCTCTATTAAAATTTAATCGACTTTTAGAAACTTATTTAGCTTTCCCCGGAAAAGGTTTACAATCTTTTATGACTGCAATGCCTTTGTGGTTGAAACAAAAATTGTGGATCCCCGATTTAATTAAGAAAGATTTAAGTTATGATGGGAAAATATTATTTTCGGAACATCACGAATCGCATGCTGCGTCTGCATTTTATCCATCCCCTTTTAACCGCGCGGCATTTTTAACAATTGACGGCGTTGGCGAATGGGCAACTTCATCTTACGGAATTGGTAATGATAATAAAATTGAAATAATTGCTGAGCAGCATTTTCCGCATTCCATAGGTTTACTTTATTCGGCATTCACATATTTTACTGGGTTCAAAGTAAATTCCGGAGAATATAAAGTTATGGGATTGGCTCCATACGGCGAACCAAAATATGTTCAAAAAATATATGAAAATATTATTGATCTGAAAGAAGACGGCTCATTTACAATGAATATGGAATATTTTGATTATCCAACCGGATTGAAAATGACAAATAAGAAGTTTGCAGATTTGTTTGATGGTCCGGAAAGACAATCGGAATCCGAACTTACTCAACGCGAAATGGATTTGGCAAAATCCATTCAAGTTGTTACAGAAGAAATAATGTTAAGAATGGCAAAACATATAAAAAAAGTTACCGGCGAAAAATATTTATGTTTAGCCGGCGGAGTTGCGTTAAACTGTGTTGCCAATGGAATTTTATTAAGAGAAAATATTTTTGAAGATATTTGGATTCAGCCCGCTGCCGGAGATGCCGGCGGAGCTTTGGGTTCAGCGCTTATGGTTTATCATGATTATCTAAATAATCCGAAAATAAAATCTGATAGATCAATACAAGGCGGATCTTATTTTGGAACAGAATATTCTAACAATGAAATAAAAACTTTTCTCGATGAGAAAAAAATTCCATACAATTTTGTTTCCGATGAAATTTTATTTGATTATGTAAGTAATTATTTAATAGACGAAAAAGTAATTGGATGGTTTCAAGGCAAGATGGAATTTGGTCCGCGTGCTCTTGGGAACCGCTCAATAATTGGCGATGCTCGCTCTCCCGAAATGCAGAAAAAGATGAATTTAAAAATAAAATATAGAGAGAGTTTCCGCCCGTTTGCTCCTTCGGTTTTAGCAGAAGAAATTAGCAATTGGTTTGAGATTGATAGAGAAAGTCCGTACATGCTTTTAGTCGCAGATGTAAAAAAAGAAAAGCAAAATTTAATGAGTGAAGAAGAACAAAAACTATTCGGAATTGATAAATTAAATATTGTGAGATCTGAAATTCCGGCAGTTACTCACATTGATTATTCGGCAAGAATTCAATCCGTAAACAAAAATGATAATCCGATTTATCACGCACTAATTTTTAAATTTTTCGAAAAAACAAAATGTCCCGTAATTATTAATACTTCATTCAATGTTAGAGGTGAACCGATTGTTGAATCTCCGCTTGATGCATATAAATGTTTTATGAGAACCGAAATGGATTATTTGGTTTTAGGAAATTTTATTTTGGATAAACAAACTCAGCCGGAGTTTATTGATACTATTAACTGGAAAGACAAATATGAGCTTGATTAA